One part of the Streptococcus sp. oral taxon 431 genome encodes these proteins:
- a CDS encoding GH92 family glycosyl hydrolase, translating to MKPILETIDTRFGTASKHAFSRGNTLPYTGVPFGMNYFVPQTSDQEGSWFFDPHLPIFQGIRLTHQPSPWIGDYSWLLLTPVTGEIRGDSLFHRQSSYNLERAIFNPHFLKIFSERYQIETQLSPTCHGASIQLRQTQGKALSLYLHAADELTVEQVDKRTLALRQEGETETNKSPLVMYTAFTFSTDILSINQEGQDWRIDLAGAEAQIQLATSFISKEQAFFNLPKQDFTETRADAKKSWEDLLGRFDVVETGSVDRTFFDHCLYRLFLFPQTFYEVSEQGEEIHIDLASGTVKPGLLFTNNGFWDTFRTSFPLFALIIPEYYRQFLEGFLNSYRDTGYLPKWLAPDERGMMPGTLIDGLIADSACKDMAPDLEEEFLKAMIETATKADPKAINGRHGLAQYHELGYLSTDFHESVSHTLDYAYSDFCISTCAAKLGQKELAQTYAHYSKNYQNLFDPETGYMRARDVDGNFRPDFSPYSWGRDYAECSAIQASLGVLHDISGLSQLVGGKEAFSNYLLKTCQSLPLFETTGYGYEIHEMSEMATAPFGQLAISNQPSFHIPYLFRYSNYPQYTSLLIKTLRQKAFRAGWDAYPGDEDNGSLSAWYVWSTLGLYPTCPGKASYDLGIPLFDHLRVYLAEKNQWLDIRTQQNHEHFHFVQDCHLDGKEVQSIGHQDLLNAQNLDFTLSWLPNH from the coding sequence ATGAAACCGATACTTGAAACCATTGATACGCGTTTTGGAACAGCCAGTAAACATGCATTTTCACGAGGAAACACCCTACCCTACACAGGTGTTCCTTTTGGCATGAATTACTTTGTCCCCCAAACCAGTGATCAAGAAGGATCATGGTTTTTTGATCCTCACCTTCCTATCTTTCAGGGTATTCGACTAACCCATCAGCCTAGTCCTTGGATTGGCGATTATTCTTGGTTGCTACTGACACCTGTTACAGGAGAAATCAGAGGTGACTCTCTCTTCCATCGTCAGTCTTCTTATAATCTTGAACGTGCTATTTTCAATCCTCATTTTCTAAAGATTTTTTCTGAGCGTTATCAGATTGAAACGCAGCTAAGTCCTACTTGCCATGGAGCTTCTATTCAACTAAGACAAACACAAGGAAAAGCCCTCTCCCTCTATCTTCACGCAGCAGATGAACTGACAGTTGAACAAGTCGATAAGCGAACTCTGGCCCTGAGACAAGAAGGTGAAACCGAAACTAATAAAAGTCCTCTCGTCATGTACACTGCCTTCACATTCTCTACGGATATTCTATCTATCAATCAAGAGGGGCAAGACTGGCGTATTGATTTGGCTGGAGCGGAAGCTCAGATTCAATTGGCCACTTCATTTATTTCCAAAGAACAAGCTTTCTTTAATCTTCCTAAACAGGATTTTACAGAAACAAGAGCAGACGCCAAAAAAAGTTGGGAAGATCTTCTAGGCCGATTTGATGTCGTGGAAACCGGCTCTGTAGACCGAACATTTTTTGATCATTGTCTATACAGACTCTTTCTCTTCCCGCAAACCTTTTATGAGGTGAGTGAACAGGGAGAAGAGATTCATATAGACCTCGCTTCAGGAACAGTTAAACCAGGTCTTCTCTTTACCAACAATGGTTTTTGGGATACCTTCCGCACTTCTTTCCCACTCTTTGCCTTGATTATTCCGGAATACTATCGCCAGTTTCTCGAAGGCTTCCTCAATAGCTATCGAGACACTGGGTATCTCCCTAAGTGGCTGGCTCCTGATGAAAGAGGCATGATGCCTGGCACCTTGATCGATGGTCTTATTGCAGATAGTGCTTGTAAAGATATGGCGCCTGATCTTGAAGAAGAATTTCTCAAAGCCATGATTGAAACTGCGACCAAGGCTGACCCAAAAGCTATCAACGGTCGTCACGGACTTGCTCAATACCATGAGCTAGGCTATCTATCTACAGACTTCCATGAAAGTGTCAGTCATACACTGGACTATGCCTACAGTGATTTTTGCATCTCTACTTGTGCAGCAAAATTAGGTCAAAAAGAGCTGGCACAAACCTATGCCCACTATTCTAAAAACTATCAGAATCTATTTGATCCTGAGACAGGATATATGAGGGCGCGTGATGTAGATGGCAACTTCCGCCCTGACTTTTCTCCTTATAGTTGGGGCCGTGACTACGCTGAATGCTCAGCCATTCAAGCAAGCCTAGGCGTCTTACATGACATTTCTGGACTTAGTCAACTAGTGGGTGGAAAAGAAGCCTTTAGCAACTATCTCTTAAAAACTTGTCAAAGTCTCCCACTCTTTGAAACGACGGGTTATGGATATGAAATTCACGAGATGAGCGAAATGGCAACAGCACCATTTGGTCAACTAGCCATTTCAAACCAACCAAGTTTCCACATCCCTTATCTGTTCCGCTACAGTAATTATCCCCAATATACCAGTCTCTTAATCAAGACTCTCCGTCAAAAAGCCTTTCGAGCTGGCTGGGATGCTTATCCAGGAGATGAGGATAACGGTAGTTTATCGGCTTGGTATGTCTGGTCCACTCTTGGGCTTTACCCAACCTGCCCAGGAAAAGCAAGCTATGATCTTGGGATTCCGCTCTTTGATCACCTTCGTGTCTATCTTGCAGAAAAAAACCAGTGGTTGGATATTCGTACGCAACAAAATCATGAACACTTCCACTTTGTCCAAGACTGTCATCTTGACGGAAAAGAAGTTCAGAGTATTGGTCACCAGGATTTGCTAAACGCCCAAAATCTCGACTTTACACTCAGCTGGTTACCAAATCACTAA